Genomic window (Theileria annulata chromosome 4, complete sequence, *** SEQUENCING IN PROGRESS ***):
TATTCCTAGAAGGGGAATTGACGAGTTGTGGAAGGGtaacaatatatattagtttttacaaattaataccTAGGTGGTTATCTCGACCCAGAAACTCCATTTAGCCAGAAAGAGAAACTTTCTACCACTGGTTACCCTTGGCCTTCCTACCTTCTAAGGCAAAAAAGTTTCGAGGATTTAAGGAGCCTTTACTTTTCATGTTTAAAGGAGAAGAATCTTCTTCTAGGTGAAAGATGGGCTGCACTTCAGAACCATGTTAAGCCACCAAAACACGGAAGGCTCAAGAAGGTAATTTTTACCAAGGATTTAAAATTCAGGTTAAACTTACCATGAAACGTATACTTGGTGTTATAACTAGGAGAGAGATACACCAACAGTGTTTACGAGCCAAACAAATTCTGAAATCTCAGGTATTTATGTCAGaaacaattaaattacGTGCTTTTAGGAAGAAAAGGAAGTTCTAGAGACTAGGCTGTTCAAGCTAAAGGAGCTTTTAAATGAActtaatttcaaaattaagAGGTTATTTTTCAAGCACTCATAACCTATAGATCAAAATCGCATGACTCATTGTCTAAAACAGGATGGCTTAAAACTGTTTCTAAGATTGAGAGTGAAATGGAGGAAATTGAACTGAAGCTCCAACCCCTGAGAAAAGGTTTGCTAATAGgtttacaaaattttcagAAACTCTGCAACTCAGGGTTCCAAACTGGCGTTACGAGAGGAAATACTCAGACCTTCCAGGGAGAATCACCTGGAATAAGGACTACATACCTGCGCTGAAGAGCGCATTGCGCAGGCCATTTaagttttattaattatcttgtaaataaaatacacattaaattaaaaattaagaaaatgTCCAGTCGTTGGTGGTGTGTACTACATAGAACCCCTTGTACTCACTTAGCTTCACATCTGGTAGGATCTTTCTA
Coding sequences:
- a CDS encoding uncharacterized protein (Tap349h10.p1c.cand.122 - score = 24.17); the protein is MNLVKLFRYQKIYSSIPRRGIDELWKGGYLDPETPFSQKEKLSTTGYPWPSYLLRQKSFEDLRSLYFSCLKEKNLLLGERWAALQNHVKPPKHGRLKKVKLTMKRILGVITRREIHQQCLRAKQILKSQEEKEVLETRLFKLKELLNELNFKIKRSKSHDSLSKTGWLKTVSKIESEMEEIELKLQPLRKETLQLRVPNWRYERKYSDLPGRITWNKDYIPALKSALRRPFKFY